A window of the Paenibacillus woosongensis genome harbors these coding sequences:
- a CDS encoding phage tail protein, whose protein sequence is MSDEVGKVSLGLELVGGSDLNRQITMAAGAIGQQLTKSLQSTFGGFSLKGFASNISQTLKATTETAMRGIADGMEQSVAAVEARLVKSIDTASQAMKQSIEENKTAAEQAIDSISDKLAGLKAPSIFSRLVPNLQPAAAGAATPAVATPKAKTPKIDVEAAKAEMERLTAVLDNVNAKIEIQERKLGELRLAYAETFNEDKKNKLQEKIVNTEAALLRLTQTSDKTAKKIWELDDSIKNASEVADNAEKPVQNLGQKLVNTNKPIKQVKDNLNKAAKAAAGADKSFSSAGRSAGMMGNSFTRALGRILKQVFVFAVLYKAIRDFNSYLGSSLKTNAQFAASLNAIQTNLRVAFQPIYEAILPAINALMAGLAKITAYIAAFISALFGKTYQQSYQAAKGIETAKKAMEGYGKKAKKAGKDAKGALASFDELNTLDFSKSDADADTGGGSKGFEMQMPDMDITGIQAKMDTLAANVKAAFDRAWAGVKQGWDWVVSTFGPSFQTAWSSISPELEKWKQQFGKMFNDVMALGEPLKSWFHEHLVPSWQNGIELVGHIWSGLLESIRNVVSSIWDAVFPIWEKLISEGLPRFTEFLNGVQEIFGKLFDLVKEIFDDIWRDAVDPAMKLVSNIIQDTLDIIFDWWDKWGKKIVDGLKESLDKIKELWNNIWENFLEPFISNMLDMLEWLWEEHLKDLVKEIGNFIGKLVTAAQDIFNKFIMPVINWLVKTLGPTWANMMSFIGDVIGTALGVISDVSKGIIKALGGVADFLAGVFTLDWKRAWEGIQTFMEGWKDALVGIFKGAVNLIIDALNYMIRQVNKVNIDVPEWVPGIGGKSLGFTVKEIPKLAKGGLAYGPTLAMVGDNKGAAADPEVISPLSTLQDMLSSSNQAVVDVLVMILDALRSSDKETVIKVGETELGRIAARAIGAAERQAGRPLFAR, encoded by the coding sequence ATGTCAGACGAAGTTGGTAAGGTCAGTTTAGGGCTGGAGCTAGTGGGTGGCAGCGATCTAAATAGACAGATCACTATGGCCGCCGGAGCGATCGGCCAGCAGCTGACCAAGTCCCTGCAATCTACGTTCGGCGGCTTTAGCCTGAAAGGCTTTGCGTCGAACATTTCACAGACGCTTAAAGCTACCACCGAGACGGCCATGAGAGGTATAGCTGACGGTATGGAGCAATCCGTGGCAGCTGTAGAGGCCCGCTTAGTGAAGTCTATCGATACGGCAAGCCAAGCCATGAAGCAGTCCATTGAAGAGAACAAAACGGCTGCCGAACAAGCGATTGACAGCATATCTGATAAATTGGCTGGATTAAAAGCTCCGTCAATATTTAGTAGACTGGTGCCGAATCTTCAACCAGCAGCCGCAGGAGCTGCCACGCCAGCCGTTGCTACTCCCAAAGCAAAGACTCCAAAAATAGATGTCGAAGCGGCTAAGGCTGAGATGGAGAGGTTAACCGCTGTCTTAGATAACGTGAACGCAAAGATCGAGATACAGGAGCGGAAACTAGGGGAGCTGAGGTTGGCTTATGCCGAGACATTTAACGAGGACAAGAAAAACAAGCTTCAGGAGAAAATCGTCAACACCGAAGCCGCTTTGCTCCGGCTGACTCAGACCTCCGACAAGACAGCTAAGAAGATCTGGGAGCTGGATGATAGCATCAAGAATGCCAGCGAAGTTGCGGATAACGCTGAGAAGCCAGTTCAAAATCTTGGGCAGAAGCTCGTTAACACAAACAAGCCGATTAAGCAGGTAAAGGACAATTTAAACAAAGCGGCCAAGGCAGCTGCAGGAGCAGACAAGTCGTTTTCTTCCGCTGGGCGCAGCGCGGGTATGATGGGTAATTCCTTCACTCGAGCGTTGGGGCGAATACTTAAGCAGGTGTTTGTCTTCGCGGTACTGTATAAGGCAATCCGGGACTTTAATTCTTACCTGGGCAGCTCGCTTAAGACTAACGCTCAATTCGCAGCCAGTCTGAACGCTATTCAGACGAACCTGCGAGTAGCCTTCCAGCCGATCTATGAGGCGATCTTGCCAGCGATTAATGCGCTCATGGCGGGACTCGCTAAGATTACGGCCTACATCGCGGCGTTTATCTCTGCGCTGTTTGGCAAGACATATCAGCAATCCTATCAGGCGGCTAAGGGGATCGAAACGGCCAAGAAGGCGATGGAGGGTTACGGCAAGAAGGCGAAGAAGGCCGGCAAGGATGCCAAGGGAGCGCTGGCCTCATTTGATGAGCTCAACACCTTAGACTTTTCCAAAAGCGACGCTGACGCCGATACAGGCGGCGGGTCCAAAGGCTTTGAGATGCAAATGCCTGACATGGATATCACAGGCATACAGGCTAAGATGGATACTCTGGCTGCTAACGTTAAGGCTGCATTTGATAGAGCTTGGGCTGGCGTTAAGCAAGGCTGGGATTGGGTTGTATCTACATTCGGCCCGTCGTTCCAAACTGCCTGGAGCTCTATCTCACCTGAACTTGAAAAGTGGAAACAACAGTTCGGGAAGATGTTCAACGATGTAATGGCATTAGGAGAGCCATTGAAGAGTTGGTTCCATGAACACTTGGTTCCAAGCTGGCAAAATGGGATTGAGTTAGTAGGTCACATATGGTCTGGTTTGCTCGAATCAATCCGTAATGTGGTGTCGAGTATCTGGGATGCAGTGTTTCCGATTTGGGAGAAGTTAATATCAGAAGGTCTGCCAAGATTCACAGAATTCTTAAACGGTGTGCAAGAGATTTTCGGCAAATTATTCGATCTCGTTAAAGAAATATTTGATGACATTTGGCGAGATGCAGTTGACCCGGCAATGAAGCTTGTCTCTAACATTATCCAGGACACTCTCGATATCATTTTCGACTGGTGGGATAAATGGGGAAAGAAGATTGTCGATGGTTTAAAAGAGTCTCTCGATAAGATTAAGGAGCTCTGGAATAACATATGGGAAAACTTCCTGGAACCTTTCATTTCAAACATGTTGGATATGCTGGAATGGCTTTGGGAGGAACATCTTAAAGACTTAGTAAAAGAGATTGGCAACTTTATTGGCAAGCTTGTTACAGCGGCACAGGATATTTTTAATAAATTCATCATGCCGGTTATAAACTGGCTTGTTAAAACGCTGGGTCCGACTTGGGCGAATATGATGTCGTTTATCGGTGACGTGATCGGCACTGCGCTAGGAGTTATTTCCGATGTATCGAAAGGGATCATTAAAGCGCTTGGCGGCGTTGCAGACTTTCTGGCCGGTGTCTTTACACTGGACTGGAAACGCGCTTGGGAAGGTATTCAGACCTTTATGGAGGGCTGGAAGGACGCACTGGTCGGCATCTTCAAGGGTGCTGTTAACCTTATCATAGATGCACTGAACTACATGATTAGGCAGGTTAACAAGGTCAACATCGACGTGCCGGAGTGGGTGCCAGGCATTGGCGGTAAGAGCCTCGGGTTCACTGTTAAGGAAATTCCGAAACTCGCAAAAGGCGGCCTTGCATACGGCCCAACATTAGCCATGGTCGGGGACAACAAAGGGGCTGCAGCGGATCCGGAAGTTATCTCGCCGCTCTCAACGTTGCAGGATATGCTTAGCTCCAGTAACCAGGCCGTTGTGGACGTGCTGGTGATGATTTTGGACGCTCTACGGAGCAGCGACAAAGAGACAGTAATCAAAGTTGGGGAAACAGAGCTCGGACGCATTGCGGCCCGGGCTATTGGTGCTGCCGAAAGACAAGCCGGTAGACCGCTGTTTGCCAGATAG
- a CDS encoding DUF6711 family protein → MELLRFNGQEPAAYPSSFMVTVLDLDDGESSVRTTDGKLSRDRIAVKRQIEMTWGPLRWAEISSILRSMEDVFFPVTYPDPMTGRYETKTFYVGNRPAPFAVAQGNEIMWNGLKVTLTEQ, encoded by the coding sequence ATGGAACTGCTGAGATTTAACGGCCAAGAGCCCGCTGCGTACCCGTCCTCTTTTATGGTTACGGTGCTCGACTTGGATGACGGTGAATCATCCGTCCGGACAACCGACGGAAAATTAAGCCGGGACAGGATCGCCGTGAAACGGCAAATTGAAATGACGTGGGGGCCGCTCAGATGGGCTGAAATATCCTCTATTCTGCGGTCGATGGAAGACGTATTTTTTCCAGTCACCTACCCGGACCCGATGACCGGACGGTATGAAACCAAGACTTTTTACGTGGGCAACAGGCCCGCACCGTTTGCCGTGGCCCAGGGCAATGAAATTATGTGGAATGGGTTGAAAGTAACCCTAACGGAGCAGTGA
- a CDS encoding copper amine oxidase: MKKWVSIAAAFLLGVVVTLSAGDVSAQVKSLIGKKVTGEYTVFVNGVELADKGAIIDSKANVPARALSEAMGADVQVSGKVITITTDQSGTDSAPGTLPSTDNPYVGQPEASLEKIKSGLENDTLKVLGSERSEILADIEILKTSGINGEPSPGLEAKEKQLEQYNADIKKYTEELRLVNEALQLLEK, translated from the coding sequence ATGAAAAAATGGGTGTCTATTGCTGCAGCGTTTTTGCTAGGGGTTGTTGTAACGTTATCTGCTGGAGATGTGTCCGCTCAAGTTAAGAGTCTGATAGGGAAAAAAGTAACAGGTGAATATACTGTATTTGTAAATGGCGTCGAATTGGCTGACAAAGGCGCAATAATTGATAGTAAGGCCAATGTGCCTGCTCGCGCCTTATCAGAAGCAATGGGGGCTGATGTACAAGTGAGTGGTAAGGTGATAACTATTACTACCGATCAAAGCGGAACAGATTCGGCACCGGGGACACTGCCATCAACGGATAATCCTTACGTTGGGCAACCTGAGGCTTCACTTGAGAAAATTAAAAGTGGTTTGGAGAATGATACTTTGAAAGTACTTGGCTCAGAGCGAAGTGAAATCCTAGCCGATATTGAGATTCTAAAGACTTCAGGGATAAACGGTGAACCTTCACCTGGTTTAGAAGCAAAGGAAAAGCAGCTCGAACAGTATAATGCAGATATTAAGAAATACACCGAAGAACTTCGCTTAGTAAACGAAGCTCTACAGCTTCTAGAAAAATAA